AGAAGgaatatctcaattctatcggacgtccggtattatCTTTATGAGCATCCGACAGTTTTCGTCGAATTTGAACGAAcctatcggacatccgatactTGCGTCCGAAAGAGGTCAGAGAGTTAGGTGAAATGTCTTAATTCTTTCGCACGTCcagtgatggagttcttcatgcatcCGAGTTGCGCAATGAGTATCGGATGTTCGATCCTGACTTcataagcgtccgacagctttcagcagcctttgtccctttcaattcacttgatttttgaatctgatttgtttcataactgaaagtatttgttgaaaagatattagtattatccattattttgtaaatatcaaaagttagggaccaagattgagcatatgagcataagctccccctcactcattgcatccaaacttataatctcagaataactcccccttacacataatatccatttctccccctttttgtcatcataagatgagagtaaaaaactCATACTAAAATCCAGcaataataacagagaatccaatattccaaataaaaacagagaaatgataccagaattcagcaatcaccaacataccaatatatcacagagagtttaacaaagcaaatcatcattagatcagaattattcttttctccccttttttgacatcatacaaattcagtaatattcaaacaaatcaagaaaaactcagttcaaagcatcagaaacatcaaaagagaattacaaaaaactATTATGAATAAGAATCTCTCCAATCTTATCAATATTCTTACTTGTTAGACttagcattatgtctaactatccacatgcattttaTGGCTCTTCTTatgttctttctcacataacaatcacttttcatgtgacttttttgataacaaaaattacacataaccaaagaattatttacatgaatagatttaatAAAtctaacttgctttcttttgtaaACAGCAAAATCATTTGTAGCAGAATTAATCTTCTTCTCATAAGtgccaaaatgaggttttgttccattttcttgaaaaaagttttgtttcttatattggagtaacttatttaaattatccattattcttttcaaatcatcttgtttctttttgaacatttcacaaaattttgtttttctatcaaggtCAAAGTGTAAAAAAGTCTCATCTTTTTTAAGGAATCACTTTCAGTTCtcagttttttattttcttgaaaaaaatgtGTATTATCCTAAAGAAAAAAgtcaattttatattttaatttcttatttcTAATACTAATATAAgaatctttcaaactatcatgtaattttatattgaaagattcaagatcatcatcactttcatcatcactttcaattTGAGAGTTAAAAGAtttacctcttcatctccaatggccataaaagccaattgagtagattcttctttctcttcaacTTCACTATCTAAGTTGCAGTCATTCCAAGTGATGTGGAAGTTATtaaactttggttttcgttcaattttttcttctttctttttcttcattggacacttgCTCGTATAGTGTCCAGATTGGCCGCACTCGAAACATTTGTCAGTTTGCTTCTTATTGAACTCttgattttctttgtttcttgagttgttgaactgatttgggaatgaattgctagattttccttttctaaatctCCTCTCGTTGAGAATactcttgaaacttcttgtgatgagtgtaATATCACTATCATCAACTTTCACATCACCTCCATCCAAGGAAGCTGAGTCGTCTTCATCTTTCGAGacttttagagcaatactcttccttacctttgcatcttcttcctcttatactttggacttaagtttcaactcataagaggttagagaatttacaagagattcaataggcattgaattcaaatctcttgcctcttcaatagcagtcactttattttttcaatcattAGACaaagcattcaagatttttctgtttttctctcctaaggtATATTCCTTTTCTAGAACCTCTAAATATTTAATAAGatcattaaatctacaatatatttgatcaatattttcatatggttccatcttaaacgactcatatttggtaactaagatagatttcttttgttctttaacaTTCTTACtgccttcatgaatttctttcaatttgtcccaaatttctttagttgaCTTGCAATTcctgactctaatagattcatttgagtctaaagtacaatataacacattcataacctttgcatttaaggtgagataaGCTCTATCAACTGCAGTCAAttcatttctagtttttgaTCTTGATCTATGAGTAATATCATCTACTATAGAGACAACATATGGACattcattaacaataaatcacaattcaatatcaatcgattgcaagaaaataatcattctttcttttcaacttaCATAATtcgacccattaaacataggtggtctaatcacaGATTGTCTTTCCAAAAACATGCCATTGTTGGTTGTTATTTTTACTCCTAAACCGCTtgaacttaatctctaggagaccaagttctgataccaattgtaaggatcgaagacaatctaagagggggtgaattaggttgatgaaaaacctaattaagttatgggcactttttgttcaatatgaaatttattctgttttctaagtgatcacacaatgaatcaattaatgaatgaacaaaatcacttgagagaagtagaagagataaacgatgtaaagatcacaacgtaacaataagtaaataaaaaggaaagaattgcaaaccaattaactacctaactcctcttgagcttgcagattaattcaaacaagtttcttcaagttgatgaattacaatcactcttgtgtacaaaagaaATGGTCACCCCCTCCTTACCCCGAATTCCACTCGATCAAGTTAGGAAATTTTACCATCCCTCGGGACAatcctcacagagctacactcatgaaatattcactcacaaatgaaaaacttacaataaatctcacaccactaagactataaatcttctttggagagtgttttctcactaaaactattcTAAATCTTTTGCATCTTCAGTGtgtaaaagttatttgaaatttctgaccatactctatttataggagaccaaaaaaaagtttcattaatgcttccaacggatagaaagtggctgaagagtcaactagctgttggaGTATTGGACGTCCGGTAGTCTAGTTTCTTGCGTTCAACAGCAgacagtgagtttgaaaaatcttcttcaattctattggacgtccggtacttgcgtccgaaagcagacaatgagttagaagaaatatctcaattctatcgaacgtccggtattatctttgtgagcgtccgataGCTTTCGTCGAGTTTGAACGAACCTATCGGGCGTCCGATACTTGCGTCCGAAAAAGGTCAGTGAGCTAGGTGGAATGTCTTAATTCTTTCAGACGTCCgatgatggagttcttcatgcgtccgaagttgagcaatgaatatcggacgtccaatcCTAACTTCACAAGCGTCTGACAgttttcagcagcctttgtctctttcaattgtacttgatctttgaatctgatttgcttcataactgaaagtattttttgaagagatattagtattatccattgttttgtaaacataaCAGACTAGGGACCAAGATCAacaacttttaattttttttgtccaCCATTACACCCCCTGCTGAGGCCAACCCCAAATAAAAACAACGGTGGTAAAATTCGAATATACTCAAGCAAGAACAAGTgtggtcgatgagataactTTCCAATCGATTTCATCAAGATAGATAtactgagacgggatgagaAGCACCTCTCACtcgaattgagtgtggtacatgttgCCGCTGAATATTTACAAGTAAACACAAGTACAGGTCACTCAAATTTAAGCAAGTACAAAATTATTCAAGAAaggaagaacgagtgtgataaagtatatTCTCGCCTCATCAAGTTCAATATTCAACACATAACATGTGGTATTATTCAaataaaaatatcaagaaacatgcacttgacactcatcaCAACCAAAAGCAAACGAGCAAGCAAGTCCTTTACGGTTTCGCTTCCGGATTCCCTTCGAAATTCTCTTGGACACCTGAAGTAATTTTAACCAACAATCACCAAATGCAAACCGTCTTTAGCCAAATCCCCTCTTTAAACCATCACTCACGTACAGCCTAAGTTACTTAGCACACAAGGTGACAAGATACCTTGTATCCACCCATGAAATCAAAGTTAAAACGGACTAACAATTTCAAAGGAAAGTTGGAAGTTGTTAAAAGAACATATTTgttttaaaccagaaaattcagctTTGCGCGACGCTACTTGAAAAGTCATATCTTGAGTTCTGTAAGTccaaaaatcacaaactttataccgttggaaactaaattcaaaGCACTACAATTATCTTGAAAACACATTTTTAAGATTCAATCCACAAGTAggtcaaattttggcctcaagtTATAACTTTACCAAGTTTAAGAGCAAATCAGGTTTGAATTTCActcattttgtgaaatttctgGCGCTTGTAGAAATTGAGTAAAATTCTAAAACTTACAAGGTTGAAAGAATTCTATGTCTAGCTTCAAACGCCACAAACGGAACTCGATTcgaatttttctacaccaagatatcgAGATTTTTCTAAAGTTGGTCAGTAAGACCTgcgaaaattttcagaaatacAGGGTTGCAAGAACTCTATTTTTTCgacttcttaagtccaaaatttttgCTCAACCCACTCACACATTCATAGATTAACATCTAACAAAGATTATTGAGCTAGATTTCACCCCAAATTTCAAAAATCAGGGTTGCAAACCAGCTGATCAGATCGGCTAGCACACAGGAAAAATTTTCAGAACTTTGTCCTCCAATATTCATTCAATGCATGAGATTTTCATGATAAACACAAACCAACATATATCAAGTCTTATAGCATCAAAATCTACCAGAACTTCCATCATAAAATATGAAAGATTCTCAAGTCATctagtataaatttttttagggTTCAAGAGATCCTTTCATAACAACTAACATCTACTACTAATTCTTGCATGAAATCAAAGATCAAGTAGAGTGGAGTTAATTACCtcttccaaactttttcaacccTAACTAAGTCCAAGCTTTGCCCATCAAATCTACCAAGAACCACCACAAGACAAGGCCTTTGTTTAAACTTGAACAACTTCCAAATGTGAGTGAAGATTTGAGAGATTTTGGAACAAGATTTTGTAATTGGAGAAGGAGTTTTTTGGAGCAAGATTTTGTAATTGGAGAAGGAGTTTTTCTTCCCCTCTTTTGCAACCTCAAGATTCGGTCcaggagagagagaagaaaggaaGCCGAAGGCTTGGCtgatgatttgaaatgaaatgaaagttGGCACTTTAGTTGTTCAAGAAGTCAATTAGGAATAGTTGCAAATAGTGGCATGCACTCACtagtttttctcttgtttcttgctCTTAAATACTAATCTCCCAAGATTGTTTCTCTTACTCCACTAATACTCACTCTTACTAGTCCGATGTTAACTTCCCAAATCACCAATTAATCACGTCGGTACGacttttgcaaaaaaaattttacgcGTAAGCGATAAggatataatttaaataaaattcattctaaaataataaaattaaatgatatGTCAAtacaaataatttaaaaacagatgaaattaagaataaaagtGCGAGTTCTCGCAACTTTTCTTACTTTTCTCTAATCCTGAGCTATTTAATTACCCATCATACGCCGCATTAGTATTAGTTTTATATCACCCATTCTATTTTCTACACCTTAGAGAGATGTTTCCCAGCTCGAGTTGCACCAATTTTAAACCGACCCGTTGAACGACGGTTCACCGATTTCAATCCTTTCTAAACcaaagctattttgaaattcCTAAAAATTCAAAAGGTTTAGGAAATTCGCAAAAGAAATTAGGGAAAGAAATGTTAGAATTGAAATCGATCTCAAAAATTCCTCCCAAAATCATCTctaattttttgttaatttgcCTAGCGTGGCATCTGATCATACTTGAGCTAGGCTCCACTGTATCAGCCATCAGGTAAAAACTGAACAATCCTCTCTTCTCTGTAATTCGTCCCCAATTTTGAAATTCCCCAttaatttttggttttaatgGTTTTTTGGTTTAACAGGAAAGATGTGAGCCTTCAGGAGAATCGTCATTGCAGAACTACAGTTCAAGGAAGATACTTACTCTCTGACGATAATGGTACAATTcgattttttttcctctccccCTTTATACTTGTTAATTAGTTTCTAATataacaaaatttcaaaattttccttatttGGGAAGTTTTTTCTGTTATTATTTTTCCCTTTGAACTATTTTGTATGTTTGAACTTTGTCGTATCGTGTAAGGGAATTGTTATTGGCACTCTCTTAGCTTTTAACCGGGTGAATTGAAGATAATAATAGCTCTATTCTGAATTTCATTCAACCATGTAAATTATAGATTCTAATTTAGATGAGATGTAAGGgaatttttatcattttaccTCGGTTAAAAAGTCGTGTGCCAGTAACAGATATGAGTGTGTAACTTACAATTTTCTGGTAAATATTTGGATGGATTCTTAAGGGAATAAGTTTTAGTGTTGTAGGTCATGTATGTGATGCACTCTCAGTTGATCCAAAGTCCAGATGCTGTCCTATCAGAGGAGAGCAATTCTCTTGTCAGTGAGTTAATccctaattttcctttttaattatCAGGCCACGTTGTCTTTCTTGCTCCATTTGTGTTGCGGTTTTTGggagagtttttcaaaaaatattgctGCAGCACGTTTTTGGAAAGATTGTGTCATATCTTCCGGGAAAATGGATGTCTGTTGTAGTTTATAGTGCTTTATTACTTCCTAAACTGCTTTTACTCCATTGCAGTGGCTGCAACCTTGTTTCACAATGCTGTAACTCTTATGAATATTGTGTTTCGTGCTGCCTCAATCCAGCTCGGGTAATTTGTTCATTGTTTCTGTTGGTTGATAATATTTTTCGATTTTAGGAGTTTATTATATCACTTTTAAGTCATAAATTGGTCTGCAGACACAAAAGGATCTGGTGTTGAAGCTTAAGATAGCAAAGCCAGTAAGTGCAGGTGATGTTTCACTGTGCATTTCATTCAATTAGGCAGTAAAAACAGAAGAagatttttatattcttattttttctggttttagCCTTATGGATGATTTTTGAAGTGTACTTATTCAgcttaacaatttttatttctACTTTGAAGTGATTATGCTAAATTTCAGTTATTTTAGGTGCTCCGACCATTTGTGCTGGGGGATACATGTTTATCTCCAGTGCTGCATGTTCTGGTTTCCATGGTACTTAATGGCTTCACTAAGTTGTTAATTATACTGTTCATTGTGATGGCAGGAACCTATTCAAGCATTTTTGATTATTGTGCTGGGAGGTGTCGCCATAATTCAGAGAGTGTAGTAAGACTCATTTTCCTTCTATTTTTGTTATTGTTTAGGATGGTCATATACTTTGAACTTGACATGAATATGAGGTGCTGGCTATAATTTTTCTTTGCTGACTTTCACCCAGACAACTATTAAAACTTTGGAGTGAAGTTATAAAACAACGTTCATATTCTTTTCTATTAATGTTTGATATTTAGTTATGATTATTCATTATTGGAATTTTTTTGTTAGGGATTTATCTGTTCTTTATTAAATGTTTTATAAGTTGTTTAGGAGAAGAAACACTTAACAGACTTATCTGTATCTGTTTCTCTGAGTGTATGAAATAAAGGAGAGAAGGTACGAAAAGTTTTCATAATTCTCTCCTGAATTTTTTATGCTAAGTTGCAGTGATAAATATCTAGAAAGCTTCTAATATTCTAAATATCTCCTGAATAATGAATGCTCtgtttgttatttttattttgtctttAAGTCACACATGTATAGATCAAGAGCTGTAATTGAACTTGAAGCAGCATATGCACAGCATCCTTCCCTCCGTAATAGAAATGTAAATTTCCCATGGTTGCACTATCAGTGTGTTTTCTAACATAAACAATGAAATGTCCAATCCTTGCTGAATAGTCTCTATTGACTCCTAGAGACTGATAATTTGGTAATTCATTCTTAGTCCATTTTAGAACATATCCAATATGTGATGTTTAAAACCTCATGTCtataaattacatgaaatggaaaacaatgtaaaatttttgtttctctttgTGTCTTGGTCTTATCTTGTTCTCCCACGCTGTCTTGACTAAGAGATGAACCATTTACTTCCCCTAGATTTTGTGTAACATTAACGTGACTTTTTAGTTTAAGGTTGTCCTACAGAATTTGAGCagagcaaattttgaaaaaaagttgTATGAGGAAGCCTAATAGCAGGAGAGatgtttttttttgaaagaaagtTAATCAGAAACTATGTTCAGTTGGCAGACTATGTAGTGAACagaaaagtgttttttttttttttgaaagaaagtTAATCAGAAGCTACATTCAGTTGGCAGACGGTGTAGTGAACAGAAAAGTGTTTTTTGTAAGAGATGTATTCGTatgaaaggaaaagaggaaGAGAACGTATCTCTGATAATGTTcaagtcatgaaatcatccatctGTAGTAGGACTCCTTATTCCACAATGGTTCATGTTGGACAGATGTTGACTGTATAACATctaatttatttgattataacaTATAATTTATTTGATTACACTTTTGTAAGGCCTATTGTCCATACAATTTTGGAAGGGCTCATTATTGTCCGTACAAACGTTAAAATGATATAG
This region of Coffea arabica cultivar ET-39 chromosome 3c, Coffea Arabica ET-39 HiFi, whole genome shotgun sequence genomic DNA includes:
- the LOC113734865 gene encoding uncharacterized protein isoform X1, which codes for MLELKSISKIPPKIISNFLLICLAWHLIILELGSTVSAIRKDVSLQENRHCRTTVQGRYLLSDDNGHVCDALSVDPKSRCCPIRGEQFSCHGCNLVSQCCNSYEYCVSCCLNPARTQKDLVLKLKIAKPVSAGTYSSIFDYCAGRCRHNSESVVHENAYLSDFHHCFSLPSNSSGDSDVQIEARLVGIKIIAGRQGESCDSVCKSNGQSCVPNKLALLNQCQIMQKYFSCKGSCLASIGADQPAEVVDDAPNDLNPGACLYTEKQSILSCDGSHQHTRRLCPCA